A window of the Bacteroidia bacterium genome harbors these coding sequences:
- a CDS encoding DUF817 domain-containing protein → MLNFKILANEFWWFGLKQVLSCIFPAFIFSFLSLSNFVPVYLIFRYDLLLLACIGMQIFMLKSGLETRNEILVICLFHLLGLAMELFKVYKGSWSYPEYAYTKFFNVPLYSGFMYASVASYMCQAWRRFKLQIVDSPNRFISIGLAAAIYLNFFTHHFFYDLRFILAALVFLAFFRTKVFFTPFQKRFSMPVPLSFFLIGFFIWIAENMATFLGAWKYAYQHKNWSMVDTQKIGSWILMSIVSYLIVMELKAFKTNGEAVSRS, encoded by the coding sequence GTGCTAAATTTTAAAATACTCGCAAATGAATTTTGGTGGTTCGGCTTAAAACAAGTGCTTTCCTGTATTTTTCCGGCATTTATTTTCTCCTTCCTTTCCCTAAGTAATTTTGTTCCTGTTTACCTTATTTTTAGGTACGATTTACTGCTTTTGGCCTGCATCGGAATGCAAATTTTTATGCTTAAATCCGGTCTTGAAACCCGCAACGAAATCCTGGTAATTTGTCTTTTCCATCTGCTGGGTTTGGCTATGGAACTTTTTAAGGTCTATAAAGGATCATGGAGCTATCCTGAATATGCTTATACCAAGTTTTTCAACGTTCCCTTGTATTCCGGTTTTATGTACGCCAGCGTTGCAAGTTATATGTGTCAGGCTTGGCGTCGTTTCAAACTTCAAATCGTAGATTCGCCTAATCGTTTCATTTCCATTGGTTTGGCTGCTGCAATTTACCTTAATTTCTTTACACACCATTTTTTCTACGACCTTAGGTTTATCCTTGCCGCCCTGGTATTTTTGGCATTTTTTCGTACTAAAGTCTTTTTTACGCCTTTCCAAAAACGCTTTTCCATGCCGGTTCCACTGTCGTTTTTTCTAATCGGCTTCTTTATTTGGATTGCCGAAAACATGGCAACGTTCTTGGGTGCCTGGAAATATGCTTACCAACACAAAAATTGGTCTATGGTAGATACCCAGAAAATTGGTTCCTGGATACTCATGTCAATTGTTAGTTATTTGATTGTGATGGAGTTAAAAGCATTCAAAACAAATGGTGAGGCAGTTAGTCGGTCCTGA
- a CDS encoding SDR family oxidoreductase: protein MLKDDALKGKTAFITGGGTGLGRSMAKKYLQLGANVIIASRKLEVIEKTAQELAQETGGNVLGLACDVRKYDDIEKVLAAGIEKFGQIDILVNNAAGNFISPTERLSHRAFDTIVDIVLKGTYYCTLAMGKYWIDKGIKGTVLSITTTYAWTGSGYVVPSACGKAGVLAMSRSLASEWGKYGIRLNCIAPGPFYTEGAFNRLFPKEVADMVNPIDRIPLGRLGDHEELANLAAYLVSDFSGYITGEVVTMDGGEWINGAGEFNFFHKVPNEMWDVLENAVRGANKKQ from the coding sequence ATGCTTAAAGACGATGCTTTAAAAGGTAAAACCGCATTCATTACAGGTGGCGGTACCGGTCTGGGACGCTCCATGGCCAAGAAATACTTGCAACTGGGTGCCAATGTTATAATTGCTAGCCGCAAATTGGAGGTAATTGAAAAAACTGCCCAGGAGCTTGCACAGGAAACCGGAGGAAATGTTTTAGGCTTGGCCTGTGATGTAAGAAAGTACGATGATATTGAAAAGGTACTGGCAGCAGGTATCGAAAAATTTGGACAAATTGATATTCTGGTGAACAATGCAGCCGGGAATTTTATTAGCCCAACCGAACGCCTCAGCCACCGGGCATTTGACACCATTGTGGATATTGTTTTAAAGGGGACCTATTACTGCACTTTGGCGATGGGTAAATATTGGATAGACAAAGGAATTAAGGGTACAGTGTTGAGCATTACTACTACCTATGCATGGACCGGTTCCGGGTATGTTGTTCCATCAGCATGCGGAAAAGCGGGTGTGCTAGCCATGAGTAGGTCATTGGCAAGTGAATGGGGGAAATACGGAATTAGATTAAATTGCATTGCTCCTGGGCCGTTTTATACAGAAGGTGCTTTCAATAGATTGTTTCCTAAAGAGGTAGCTGATATGGTAAATCCAATTGACCGGATTCCATTAGGAAGATTGGGAGATCATGAAGAATTAGCCAATTTGGCAGCCTACCTGGTTTCTGATTTCAGCGGATATATTACCGGAGAAGTGGTTACTATGGATGGTGGTGAATGGATAAATGGGGCAGGGGAGTTTAATTTCTTTCATAAAGTTCCAAACGAAATGTGGGATGTTCTTGAAAATGCAGTTCGCGGAGCAAACAAAAAGCAATAA
- a CDS encoding thymidylate synthase produces the protein MKQYHDLMQHVLDHGVQKMDRTGTGTISVFGYQMRFDLEEGFPLVTTKKLHLRSIIHELLWFLKGDSNIAYLKENGVSIWDEWADENGNLGPVYGVQWRSWTGADGNTIDQISQVVDQIKRNPDSRRLIVSAWNVAEIEKMKLPPCHAFFQFYVANGRLSCQLYQRSADIFLGVPFNIASYAILTMMMAQVCGLKPGEFVHTLGDAHLYSNHLEQTKLQLSRTPKSLPLLEINPDVKDIFGFKFEDFVLKNYEPYPHIKAAVAV, from the coding sequence ATGAAACAGTACCACGATTTAATGCAACATGTGCTGGACCATGGAGTTCAGAAAATGGATAGAACAGGAACCGGAACTATCAGTGTGTTCGGATATCAAATGCGATTTGATTTAGAAGAAGGCTTTCCTCTGGTTACAACAAAAAAATTGCATTTACGAAGTATCATCCATGAGTTGCTTTGGTTTTTAAAAGGTGATTCCAACATTGCATATCTGAAAGAAAATGGAGTAAGTATTTGGGATGAATGGGCTGATGAAAATGGGAATTTAGGTCCGGTTTACGGGGTTCAGTGGAGAAGTTGGACCGGTGCAGACGGAAATACCATTGATCAAATCTCGCAAGTAGTTGATCAAATAAAACGAAATCCGGATAGCCGAAGGCTTATTGTTAGTGCTTGGAATGTAGCCGAAATTGAAAAGATGAAACTTCCTCCATGCCATGCTTTTTTTCAGTTTTATGTAGCAAATGGAAGATTGTCCTGTCAATTGTATCAACGTAGTGCCGATATTTTTTTAGGTGTGCCCTTTAATATAGCCTCCTATGCTATTCTAACCATGATGATGGCTCAGGTTTGTGGACTCAAACCAGGTGAGTTTGTTCATACCTTAGGCGATGCTCATTTGTATTCCAACCATCTGGAGCAAACCAAACTTCAATTATCCAGAACTCCTAAATCATTGCCTTTGCTTGAGATAAATCCCGATGTGAAGGATATTTTTGGGTTTAAGTTTGAAGATTTTGTTTTAAAAAATTACGAACCTTATCCTCATATTAAGGCTGCAGTTGCTGTTTAA
- a CDS encoding WbqC family protein gives MKVVLPIFLFPPIEYILLLQSAEKVILCSGEYFQKQTFRNRYEIATSNGKLRLTVPVEGSKNHRKLSEMSIHYRENWPQIHLKTLVSAYKNSPYFEFYEPGLQNLLFSQEQNLVQFSLKALSFLEKGFKHPFSYEISPNYLADYGADFTDLRNYAFDGSMQVQLPSYFQPFSDRLGFISNLSGLDLLFCEGPNALN, from the coding sequence ATGAAAGTAGTACTCCCCATTTTTCTATTTCCACCTATTGAATATATACTGCTGTTGCAATCAGCAGAAAAGGTCATACTATGTTCGGGTGAATATTTTCAAAAACAAACTTTTAGAAATCGCTACGAAATTGCCACATCCAATGGTAAACTTCGGTTAACAGTTCCTGTAGAAGGAAGCAAAAACCACCGAAAACTATCAGAAATGTCGATACATTACCGGGAAAATTGGCCTCAGATCCATCTTAAAACCTTAGTATCTGCCTATAAAAACAGTCCCTATTTTGAATTTTACGAACCGGGGCTACAAAATCTCCTATTTTCTCAAGAACAGAATTTGGTACAATTTTCTTTAAAGGCCCTTAGTTTTTTGGAAAAAGGTTTTAAACATCCATTTTCCTATGAAATAAGTCCAAATTACTTAGCCGATTATGGTGCAGATTTCACCGATTTACGTAATTATGCATTCGATGGAAGTATGCAAGTTCAACTTCCCTCCTATTTTCAACCTTTTTCTGATCGGCTTGGTTTTATTTCAAACCTTAGCGGGCTTGATTTGCTTTTTTGCGAAGGACCAAATGCTTTAAATTAA